From the Mesotoga prima MesG1.Ag.4.2 genome, the window CCCATGAAATGGGGGTCCCAATTGAATCCATCAAAAACTCTCTTGAATCGTATAGATCTGTGGACAGAAGGTTCACGTTCAGAGGGCTCGACGATTTCAGAAACCTTTTCTTCTTCGATGATTATGCTCATACCCCCGATGAGATAAGCAATACCATTCGAGGAGCTCGAGAGTTCTTTCCCGGTAAAAATGTCATCGTGGTTTTCCAACCCCATAGGTACTCAAGACTGGTAAGAGAGAACGGCCGTTTCGCTAACTCCCTAAAGGACGCTACGGAAGTTTGTGTCTTTAAGCTCTACGAAGCCTATGAAAAAGGACAGTATGCGATTGACGAGACCGAGGTCTTGAAGGGTCTTAGCAGCTATGGAGTTCCTGCTGTCCACGCAGTTAACTACTCGGAAATACTTGAGTGGTTGGAAAAGAAGAGAGACGCGGTAATCCTTTTTCTTGGTGCGGGAGATATTACTGAAGCCTCAAAGATGAGCGTTCTCAAGCTTTGCGAAGCACATTAGTGACATTTAGAGTCTGACAGACGGCGCAGCCTGTGCAACCCACCCATCTGCAATCGCCGGTCGTCTCTTCTCTTAGGGCTTTTTCATATTCCTCGATAAAAAAACGTTTTGAAATACCAAGTGAAATGTGGTCCCAGGTAAGTTCATCCTGAGTAGAGTAGCCTTTCATATAGTTTTGTACGTCTACTCCCTCTGTCTTGAAGGCTTCTTGCCATATTGAAGCATCGAATTCCTCGTTCCACTCGTCAAAGATCGCTCCAGACTTGTAAGCCCTTAGTATTGCCCTGCCTACTTTTCTGTCGCCCCTACTTAGCACACCTTCAACTGTACTGCTGGATGGATCGTGGCAGCTGAGCTGTATTCCCCTTCCCGACAGCTTTCTCAAGATTCCAAGCCTTCTTGAAGCCTCTACCTCGCTAATCTGGGGTGAGAACTGGAACGGTGTATGGGGTTTTGGTATGAAGATTGCAGCAGAAACAGATACTTCTTTAAAACCGACAGCCTTAACTCTTCTTGCCAATCTGACTATCTCTTCAAGATCTTCATCCCTCTCAGTAGGCAGACCAACCATAAAATATAGCTTCACTCTTTGCCAGCCACTATTTTTGGCAGCCTTAACGGTAGCCATCAGATCGTCCTCGGAAACATTTTTGTTTATTACATTTCTGAGGCGCTGAGAACCTGCTTCCGGAGCAAATGTTAGGCCGGTCTTTCTTATTGACGCGATTTGTGAGGCTATCTTGACACCAAAAGAATCTATTCTAGTACTGGGAAGAGAAAGCGCAACTCTCTGCGGCTCAAGCAAAGGCAGGATCTCTTCGCTCAAGACATCTATTGAGGAGTGATCCATTGTCGAGAGTGAGAGAAAGGAGAGCTCATCGTATCCAGTTGCCTTGAGTACCTTCTGCACGGATTCCCTTAGCTCATCGACTCCACGTTCTCTAACAGGCCTGTAAATCATCCCCGCCTGGCAGAATCTGCAGCCGCGATTACAACCCCGCAGCACTTCCATGACAGCTCTGTCGTGAACGGTTTTCATGTAAGGAACCAGTGGAGAGGGGTCTATCTCGTAGTCCGAGAGGTCGGCAATGACTGCTTTGACAACCTTTCTTCTTCCTAGTGAAGGAACATAAACTCCCTGAATCTTTGATAACAGTTCCAGAAGCTCCCTTCTTCTGCCAGATCTAAGTAGTTCTATGTTTTCTCTTACTTCAATGCAAATCTGAGGTGTTACGGCTTCTCCGTCTCCAATGACAAAGGCGTCGAAATAGTCGGCCATTGGCTCTGGGTTGGTCGAACATGGACCGCCACCCAACACTATCGGCTCCGTAGTTCTCTCTCTCTGTAGAATGGGAATGCCTGCAAGTTCAAGTAGCGCGAGCACATTACTGTAGCAGAGCTCGTACTGAAGAGTTATTCCAACGATGTCGAATTGGGCAGCGGCAGTGTATGTTTCCATTGAATAAAGGGGGATCCGAGCGCCGATCATTTCCTCGATCATGTCCTTCCACGGAAGGTAAGCTCTCTCTGCATAGAACTCATCGGTTTTATTGAGCTCTTTATAGAGGATTTTCAGACCTAAATGTGACATACCGACTTCGTATGTGTCTGGGAAGGAGAGAAGGATACGCAGCTTGTCGTCTGGATCTTTAATGACGCGATTCAGTTCCTTGCCGATGTACCGGCTAGGTTTTCCGACTTTGTTCAGCACGCCCGAAGAGACTAGCCATTTCCTAATGTCGTCAGAGTTAATCATCAAACCGTGAATTCAGTGGAAATAAGAAACATCAATCTAACGAGATTGTCGTAGTCTTCCATCGAAATATATTCCGTTTCGGAATGAAGATACTTAACAGCCATGGCGAGTGGAACCATCTTTTTCCCCTTCTGCTGGAAGGGAATTCCATCAGTTCCTCCGCCGGTTACTCCCATCTGAAGAGGAATATCCCTTTCTCTTGAAAACTCCATCAATCGTTTTCCGAGACCGTAATCACCCAGGGATGAAGTGTCCGACATTCTTAGCACGGGTCCATTACCGGGTTTAACGTCACCTGTAAGCCTTGAACAGCATGCAAAAGAATCAACTGGGAAAAAGAGGTTCGGTTTCAGCCTTTCGGATAGTGCCCTTGCTCCAATCAATCCGATCTCTTCCTGTACAGTCCAGGCAAAAACGATACGCCTGTCGAGATCGGTCTCCATAAGCATATCGAGAAGATCCAGAAGGGCAAGACAGCCAGATCTGTCATCGAGGGATCTGACTGCCACATATTTATCGTTAAGTATCGAAATCTGTTTTCTGAATACCGCGTAATCAAGAACCTCTATTCCCAGTGATGCAGTTTCTTCCTTTGATGAGGTGCCAACATCTATTACCTGGTTCTGCCAGGAAAGATCGGTTTTTTCTCGGAGGTGAGGAGGTGTCATACCTATCACTCCATCTATGGACTCGCCGGAGGAGGTTATTACATCCAGGTGTCTTCCTACTA encodes:
- a CDS encoding radical SAM protein, with the translated sequence MINSDDIRKWLVSSGVLNKVGKPSRYIGKELNRVIKDPDDKLRILLSFPDTYEVGMSHLGLKILYKELNKTDEFYAERAYLPWKDMIEEMIGARIPLYSMETYTAAAQFDIVGITLQYELCYSNVLALLELAGIPILQRERTTEPIVLGGGPCSTNPEPMADYFDAFVIGDGEAVTPQICIEVRENIELLRSGRRRELLELLSKIQGVYVPSLGRRKVVKAVIADLSDYEIDPSPLVPYMKTVHDRAVMEVLRGCNRGCRFCQAGMIYRPVRERGVDELRESVQKVLKATGYDELSFLSLSTMDHSSIDVLSEEILPLLEPQRVALSLPSTRIDSFGVKIASQIASIRKTGLTFAPEAGSQRLRNVINKNVSEDDLMATVKAAKNSGWQRVKLYFMVGLPTERDEDLEEIVRLARRVKAVGFKEVSVSAAIFIPKPHTPFQFSPQISEVEASRRLGILRKLSGRGIQLSCHDPSSSTVEGVLSRGDRKVGRAILRAYKSGAIFDEWNEEFDASIWQEAFKTEGVDVQNYMKGYSTQDELTWDHISLGISKRFFIEEYEKALREETTGDCRWVGCTGCAVCQTLNVTNVLRKA
- a CDS encoding M42 family metallopeptidase, coding for MNLDRLTEVVFVPGMTGREEMIRAKIIEMLPEGVEPFVDDLGNVVLEVGNGDSTIAFAAHMDEIGLLVTGVNSDGSLSFKKVGGIADELLVGRHLDVITSSGESIDGVIGMTPPHLREKTDLSWQNQVIDVGTSSKEETASLGIEVLDYAVFRKQISILNDKYVAVRSLDDRSGCLALLDLLDMLMETDLDRRIVFAWTVQEEIGLIGARALSERLKPNLFFPVDSFACCSRLTGDVKPGNGPVLRMSDTSSLGDYGLGKRLMEFSRERDIPLQMGVTGGGTDGIPFQQKGKKMVPLAMAVKYLHSETEYISMEDYDNLVRLMFLISTEFTV